From the genome of Gammaproteobacteria bacterium, one region includes:
- a CDS encoding sensor histidine kinase N-terminal domain-containing protein has protein sequence MRSIRARLFAGLLLMFVAVAALVGLLTYQRILEETSELFDYQLRQMALSLRDQGSVAPRLQLGAEDSNSDFVIQIWDLFGTRIYLSRPGLPPINQAILGYSDLNLQGERWRVFGLQTLGRVIQVAQPWQVRQHLAGRAALRAMIPLLLFPPLMALAIWWIVTRALAPLRRAADEVQKLDAGTLEAVTTHGMPTEVAPLVLELNRLLARLSQAIEIQRSFVADAAHELRTPLTAVRLQLQLLARAPDDSARQEALARLGEAVDRAGHLVAQLLTLARSEPGGANPSFARLRFDEVVRAGVTDAAAYAQSRGSELSLEAADTPVTIEGEAESLRVLVRNLCDNALRYSPAGGTVRLQLESFGKAVRLTVDDSGPGIPAQERERVFDRFHRRNGSAEGGSGLGLAIVRAIAQRHGATLALGDSPLGGLRVALEFRNAAG, from the coding sequence ATGCGCTCGATCCGCGCCCGTCTGTTCGCCGGCCTGCTGCTGATGTTCGTGGCCGTGGCGGCGCTGGTCGGACTGCTGACCTATCAGCGCATCCTCGAGGAAACCTCGGAGCTGTTCGACTACCAGCTGCGTCAGATGGCCCTGTCGCTGCGCGACCAGGGGTCGGTGGCGCCGCGCCTGCAACTCGGTGCCGAGGACAGCAACTCCGATTTCGTGATCCAGATCTGGGACCTGTTCGGCACGCGCATCTACCTGTCGCGGCCCGGTCTGCCGCCGATCAATCAGGCGATCCTCGGCTATTCCGACCTCAACCTTCAGGGCGAGCGCTGGCGCGTGTTCGGCCTGCAGACCCTGGGTCGCGTGATTCAGGTGGCGCAACCCTGGCAGGTGCGCCAGCACCTGGCGGGCCGCGCCGCCTTGCGCGCGATGATTCCGTTGCTGCTGTTCCCACCGCTGATGGCGCTGGCGATCTGGTGGATCGTGACGCGCGCGCTGGCGCCCTTGCGGCGCGCCGCCGACGAAGTGCAGAAACTCGACGCAGGCACGCTTGAAGCCGTGACCACGCACGGCATGCCCACCGAAGTCGCACCGCTGGTACTCGAACTCAATCGACTGCTCGCGCGTCTGTCACAGGCCATCGAGATACAACGCAGTTTCGTGGCCGATGCCGCGCATGAACTGCGTACGCCGCTCACCGCGGTGCGTCTGCAATTGCAGCTGCTGGCACGCGCGCCGGACGATTCGGCGCGGCAGGAGGCACTCGCGCGGCTCGGCGAGGCAGTGGACCGCGCCGGGCATCTGGTCGCGCAGTTGCTGACGCTGGCGCGCAGCGAACCGGGCGGCGCGAATCCGTCCTTTGCGCGGTTGCGATTCGACGAAGTGGTGCGCGCCGGCGTCACGGACGCCGCCGCCTATGCGCAGTCACGCGGCTCCGAACTGAGTCTGGAAGCCGCGGATACACCCGTGACCATTGAAGGCGAGGCCGAATCGCTGCGGGTATTGGTTCGCAACCTCTGCGATAACGCACTGCGCTATTCACCGGCCGGCGGCACGGTGCGGCTGCAACTGGAATCCTTCGGGAAAGCGGTGCGTCTGACCGTGGACGACAGCGGGCCGGGCATCCCGGCGCAGGAACGCGAACGCGTGTTCGACCGTTTCCATCGTCGCAATGGTTCCGCCGAAGGCGGCAGCGGTCTCGGCCTGGCAATCGTCAGGGCGATTGCCCAGCGTCACGGCGCAACGCTGGCGCTGGGCGATTCACCGTTGGGTGGTCTGAGGGTGGCGCTGGAGTTCAGGAACGCGGCCGGGTGA
- a CDS encoding response regulator transcription factor: MRVLLIEDDRMIAEGVRTALRQEGYAVDWLADGGDADTSLRATRFDCILLDLGLPRMDGLQVLRALRGRGDDTPVLILTARDAVPERVAGLDAGADDYLIKPFDLDELSARLRSLLRRGAGRAEPVIEHRGIRMDPVTREVRLQDQPVRLSAREYAVLEALLRRPGAVLSRAQLEEHLYGWGEEVESNAVEVYIHGLRRKLGSDSIRTLRGVGYSVPA, from the coding sequence ATGCGCGTACTGCTGATCGAAGACGACCGCATGATCGCCGAAGGCGTGCGCACCGCGCTGCGTCAGGAGGGCTATGCCGTGGACTGGCTGGCCGACGGCGGGGACGCGGACACCAGTCTGCGCGCCACCCGTTTCGACTGCATTCTGCTGGACCTCGGCCTGCCACGCATGGACGGCCTGCAGGTTCTGCGTGCACTGCGTGGCCGCGGCGACGACACGCCGGTGCTGATCCTGACGGCACGGGATGCGGTGCCGGAACGCGTCGCCGGGTTGGACGCTGGCGCCGACGACTATCTGATCAAACCCTTCGATCTCGACGAGCTGTCGGCGCGGCTGCGCTCCCTGCTGCGGCGCGGTGCCGGTCGGGCCGAACCGGTCATCGAACATCGCGGCATCCGCATGGATCCGGTCACACGGGAAGTACGCCTTCAGGATCAGCCGGTGCGCTTGTCGGCACGCGAGTACGCGGTACTGGAAGCGCTGTTGCGGCGCCCTGGCGCGGTGCTGTCGCGGGCGCAGCTCGAGGAACATCTGTACGGCTGGGGCGAGGAAGTCGAAAGCAATGCCGTGGAGGTCTACATCCACGGTCTGCGGCGCAAGCTCGGCAGCGACAGCATCCGCACGCTGCGCGGCGTCGGCTACAGCGTGCCAGCGTGA